A genomic stretch from Dama dama isolate Ldn47 chromosome 10, ASM3311817v1, whole genome shotgun sequence includes:
- the ACHE gene encoding acetylcholinesterase isoform X4, protein MRPPWCPLHTPSLASPLLLLLFFLGGGAEAEGPEDPELLVMVRGGRLRGLRLMAPRGPVSAFLGIPFAEPPVGPRRFLPPEPKRPWPGVLNATAFQSVCYQYVDTLYPGFEGTEMWNPNRELSEDCLYLNVWTPYPRPSSPTPVLVWIYGGGFYSGASSLDVYDGRFLTQAEGTVLVSMNYRVGAFGFLALPGSREAPGNVGLLDQRLALQWVQENVAAFGGDPTSVTLFGESAGAASVGMHLLSPPSRGLFHRAVLQSGAPNGPWATVGVGEARRRATLLARLVGCPPGGAGGNDTELVACLRMRPAQDLVDHEWHVLPQESVFRFSFVPVVDGDFLSDTPEALINAGDFHGLQVLVGVVKDEGSYFLVYGAPGFSKDNESLISRAQFLAGVRVGVPQASDLAAEAVVLHYTDWLHPEDPARLREALSDVVGDHNVVCPVAQLAGRLAAQGARVYAYIFEHRASTLSWPLWMGVPHGYEIEFIFGLPLEPSLNYTIEERTFAQRLMRYWANFARTGDPNDPRDPKAPQWPPYTAGAQQYVSLNLRPLEVRRGLRAQACAFWNRFLPKLLSATASEAPCTCSGPAHGEAAPRPRPGLPLPLLLLLFLLLSRLLRL, encoded by the exons ATGAGGCCCCCGTGGTGTCCCCTGCACACGCCCTCCCTGGCTTCcccgctcctcctcctcctcttcttcctgggaggaggggcagaggccGAGGGCCCAGAGGACCCAGAGCTGCTGGTGATGGTGCGTGGGGGCCGGCTGCGGGGCCTCCGCCTAATGGCCCCCAGGGGCCCTGTCTCTGCTTTTCTGGGCATCCCCTTCGCAGAGCCACCTGTGGGCCCCCGTCGCTTTCTGCCACCGGAGCCCAAGCGGCCCTGGCCAGGGGTGCTGAATGCCACGGCCTTCCAAAGCGTCTGCTACCAATATGTGGACACCTTGTACCCTGGCTTTGAGGGCACCGAGATGTGGAACCCCAACCGTGAGCTGAGCGAGGACTGCCTCTACCTCAACGTGTGGACACCGTACCCCCGGCCTTCGTCCCCCACCCCTGTCCTCGTCTGGATCTATGGGGGTGGCTTCTACAGCGGGGCCTCCTCCCTGGACGTGTACGATGGCCGCTTCCTGACCCAGGCCGAGGGGACTGTGCTGGTGTCCATGAACTACCGGGTGGGTGCCTTTGGCTTCTTGGCCCTGCCAGGGAGCCGGGAGGCCCCAGGCAATGTGGGGCTCCTGGATCAGAGGCTGGCACTGCAGTGGGTGCAGGAGAATGTGGCAGCCTTCGGGGGGGACCCAACGTCGGTGACTCTGTTTGGAGAAAGTGCAGGTGCCGCCTCCGTGGGCATGCACCTGCTGTCCCCACCCAGCCGGGGCCTGTTCCACAGGGCCGTGCTGCAGAGCGGGGCGCCCAATGGGCCCTGGGCCACAGTGGGCGTAGGAGAGGCCCGCCGCAGGGCCACACTGCTGGCCCGCCTCGTGGGCTGTCCCCCGGGCGGGGCTGGTGGCAATGATACAGAGCTGGTGGCCTGCCTGCGAATGCGGCCAGCTCAGGATCTGGTGGACCATGAGTGGCACGTGCTGCCTCAGGAAAGCGTCTTCCGCTTCTCCTTCGTGCCTGTGGTGGACGGAGACTTCCTCAGTGACACACCCGAGGCCCTCATCAATGCTGGAGACTTCCATGGCCTGCAG GTGCTGGTGGGTGTGGTGAAGGATGAGGGCTCCTATTTTCTGGTTTATGGGGCCCCAGGCTTCAGCAAAGACAACGAGTCTCTCATCAGCCGGGCCCAGTTCCTGGCCGGGGTGCGGGTCGGGGTCCCCCAGGCAAGTGACCTGGCTGCCGAGGCTGTGGTCCTGCATTACACAGACTGGCTGCACCCTGAGGATCCAGCACGCCTGAGGGAGGCCTTGAGTGATGTGGTGGGTGACCACAACGTCGTGTGCCCCGTGGCCCAGCTGGCTGGGCGACTGGCCGCTCAGGGCGCTCGCGTCTATGCCTACATCTTTGAACACCGTGCATCCACGCTCTCCTGGCCCCTCTGGATGGGGGTGCCCCACGGCTATGAGATTGAGTTCATCTTCGGGCTCCCCCTGGAACCCTCGCTCAACTACACCATCGAGGAGAGAACCTTTGCCCAGCGACTGATGAGATACTGGGCCAACTTCGCCCGCACAGG AGACCCCAATGACCCCCGGGACCCCAAAGCCCCACAGTGGCCACCGTACACGGCGGGAGCGCAGCAGTACGTGAGCCTGAATCTGCGGCCGCTAGAGGTGCGGCGAGGGCTGCGAGCCCAGGCCTGCGCTTTCTGGAATCGCTTCCTGCCCAAACTGCTCAGCGCCACCG CCTCGGAGGCCCCCTGCACCTGCTCAGGCCCCGCCCACGGGGAGGCGGCCCCGAGGCCCAGGCCCggcctccccctgcccctccttctcctcctctttctcctcctctcccgGCTCCTGCGGCTGTGA